DNA from Streptomyces rishiriensis:
CGTTCAGTCCCGCCTCGGCCTACCCGGACGGGGTCAACGTCGAGTTCGTCGTGGACCGGGGCCCACGGCACGTCGCCCTGCGCGTGCACGAGCGCGGGGCCGGCGAGACCCGCTCGTGCGGCACGGGTGCGTGTGCCGTAGCCGTGGCGGCCGCGCGCCGGGACGGCGCCGACCCGGCGGCCACCGGTGTGCCGGCGACGTACGTCGTGGACGTACCCGGCGGCCGTCTGCTGATCACCGAACGGCCCGACGGCGAGATCGAGATGACCGGGCCCGCAGTGATCGTCGCCACAGGGGAGATCGACCCGGAGTGGCTGGAAACAGTCGCCCGCTGAATCCGCTGGGGCTTGGCATCGCAGGCAGGAGCGGCCCGACGACCCGGAGGGGTGGTCACCGGGATCCGGCTGCGGGGCTCGATTCCACGATCGAGATCAGGTCAGGTGGCTCGAATTCGTAAACCCCCGATCCTTCGCTCGAATGGGTGATCCGTTTCACGCTCGGCGAGAGGCGGTCAGTCGCGCGTGATGGGCTCGGTAGCATCAAGCACCGGCCCGGACGGGGAACCGTTCGCCAGTCCCCTGAGCCGTGTCCGCCCTGGGACACCCCGTCCGCCGGTCCACGCAGCCGGAGGTGCCCATGAGTGCGGAGGCCACGAATCCCGCGACCCCAGGCCCGGTAGTGCCTTCAGCGCCCCGCAGGCGCAGTCGCCCCCGGATCGACCTGCGTCGCCTCGGCCGGGCCGCGTTGCTCGGCCCGGCCTCCCGCGGCAGGCTGCCCGACGCGATCGGTCACGTGGTCGAGGCCCATCGCGCCCACCACCCCGACGCCGACCTCGAGCCGCTGCACCGCGCCTATGTGCTGGCCGAGTCCTCGCACCGCGGACAGATGCGCAAGAGCGGCGAGCCCTACATCACCCACCCGCTCGCCGTGACCCTGATCCTCGCCGAACTGGGCGCCGAGACCACGGCACTGACCGCCTCACTGCTCCACGACACCGTCGAGGACACGGATGTGACGCTCGATCAGGTCGGTGAGGAGTTCGGCGCCGAGGTGCGCTATCTCGTCGACGGCGTCACGAAGTTGGAGAAGGTCGACTACGGTGCGGCCGCCGAGCCCGAGACCTTCCGCAAGATGCTCGTCGCCACCGGCAACGACGTCCGCGTGATGTCGATCAAACTGGCGGACCGGCTGCACAACATGCGCACCCTCGGTGTGATGCGCCCCGAGAAGCAGGAACGCATCGCCAAGGTCACCCGCGACGTCCTCATCCCGCTCGCCGAACGCCTCGGTGTGCAGGCCCTCAAGACCGAACTGGAAGACCTCGTCTTCGCGATCCTGCATCCGGAGGAGTACGAGCACACCCGCGCGCTGATCGTCGACAACGCCTCCCGCGCGGACGACCCGCTCGCGGAGTTCGCCGAGGCGATGCGCGCGGTCCTGCGCGACGCCGACATCCAGGCCGAAGTCCTCATCCGCCCGCGGCACTTCGTCTCCGTGCACCGCGCGTCCCGCAAGCGCGGCCGCATGCGCGGCGCCGACTTCGGCCGCCTGCTGGTGCTGGTGAACGAGGACGCCGACTGTTACGCCGTCCTGGGCGAACTGCACACCTGTATGACGCCGGTCGTCTCCGAGTTCAAGGACTTCATCGCCGTACCCAAGTTCAACCTGTACCAGTCGCTGCACACCGCCGTCGCCCGCGAGGACGGCCAGGTCGCCGAAGTCCTCATCCGCACCCACCAGATGCACAAGGTCGCCGAAGCCGGCGTCATCGCCCTCGGCAATCCCTACACGGCTCCCGCGGAGGAGCAGGCCCGGGGGAGGGTGCCGGCCGACGAGGAACGCGTCGACCCCACCCGGCCCGGCTGGCTCTCCCGCCTCCTGGACTGGCAGGAAGCCGCGCCCGATCCCGACACCTTCTGGTCCACCCTGCGCGAGGACCTCGCCCAGGACCGCGAGATCACCGTCTTCCGCCCCGACGGCGGCACGCTCGGCCTGCCCGAGGGTGCCACCTGCGTCGACGCCGCGTACGCCCAGTACGGCGAGGACGCCCACGCCTGCATCGGGGCCCGGGTGAACGGCCGCCTGGCGACCCTGAGCACCGT
Protein-coding regions in this window:
- a CDS encoding RelA/SpoT family protein — encoded protein: MSAEATNPATPGPVVPSAPRRRSRPRIDLRRLGRAALLGPASRGRLPDAIGHVVEAHRAHHPDADLEPLHRAYVLAESSHRGQMRKSGEPYITHPLAVTLILAELGAETTALTASLLHDTVEDTDVTLDQVGEEFGAEVRYLVDGVTKLEKVDYGAAAEPETFRKMLVATGNDVRVMSIKLADRLHNMRTLGVMRPEKQERIAKVTRDVLIPLAERLGVQALKTELEDLVFAILHPEEYEHTRALIVDNASRADDPLAEFAEAMRAVLRDADIQAEVLIRPRHFVSVHRASRKRGRMRGADFGRLLVLVNEDADCYAVLGELHTCMTPVVSEFKDFIAVPKFNLYQSLHTAVAREDGQVAEVLIRTHQMHKVAEAGVIALGNPYTAPAEEQARGRVPADEERVDPTRPGWLSRLLDWQEAAPDPDTFWSTLREDLAQDREITVFRPDGGTLGLPEGATCVDAAYAQYGEDAHACIGARVNGRLATLSTVLRDGDMVQLLMGQDPASEPSREWLEHAHTPAARIAIQRWLATHPAPAEHEGGAGTAEDPGAAKAAEATARSAADPATPDAPASRPGAAITVVDRPDASVRLAGCCTPVPLDEVTGFAVRGGVVTVHRAECSAVARMANAGREEVDVRWGDTTGCRVTLVAESFGRPHLLADLTEAMALEGAEIVSATVEPPTQQRVRHTYTVQLPDAGHLPTLLRAMRNVPGVYDVGRAQHHASASPDAG